The following proteins come from a genomic window of Fulvitalea axinellae:
- a CDS encoding YdeI/OmpD-associated family protein — MKEKYLVNRKCLLVKWEGKGAWTYTPIPEIKQDKNAPFGWVTVSGFIDDYRLEKHKLMPMGDGKLFLSVNATIRKKIRKESGDHVLVKLNVDAPPNELTEELCLCFDMEPPATLKAFEALKEKERRKFLDRIHSSKSEEKKAERIADMMKELAKR; from the coding sequence ATGAAAGAGAAATACTTAGTAAACCGTAAATGCCTTTTGGTAAAATGGGAAGGTAAAGGAGCTTGGACTTACACGCCCATTCCGGAAATAAAACAGGATAAAAACGCGCCTTTCGGTTGGGTTACCGTTAGCGGCTTTATTGATGATTACCGGCTCGAAAAGCATAAACTGATGCCTATGGGAGACGGAAAACTTTTTCTTTCCGTCAATGCTACGATCAGAAAGAAAATACGCAAAGAGTCGGGCGACCATGTTTTGGTAAAACTAAATGTGGACGCGCCACCAAACGAACTCACCGAAGAACTCTGCCTTTGTTTTGATATGGAACCTCCCGCAACGCTGAAAGCGTTCGAAGCGCTAAAAGAAAAAGAACGGCGAAAGTTTCTGGACCGTATCCATTCCTCTAAATCCGAGGAAAAGAAAG